CATCTCCGGATCTCCCGCAGTGCAGCGTGTGGTCGGACGTGCCCGCCAGGCCGCCCGCGACACCGCCGCCAAACTGCCCCGCCCGGCGGAGCAGAAGGTTTCGCTCAAGGCCGCCGATTTCAGCGGTGTGCGCACGACGGGGCTCCTGCTGGACGGTGACGAGGCCCGTCTGGCGCGCAAGGCCGCCAGGCGGCTCGGCCTCGCCCGGACCTTGGACGACACGAGCGCGTGGGCAGCCTTCGGCGCGCTCGCGGCACTGCTGCGCATCGTCGACGACGGCAGACGCAGGTCCGTGGTGGTCGACACGGCGGGTCCGCGGTCGGTCTTCACCCGGTGGGCCACCAAAGTGGGCTTCGCACCGCTCGCGGTCGACGTGATGCGTCCCGAGGTCGTGGGTTCGGCGATCGACCCCGGATCGGTCGATCTGGTGGTCCGGTTGCACCCGCACTCCAGCGACCCGACGACGGTCGACGAGGACCTGGCGCGCGGCACCGCCGCCTTGCGGCGCGGCGGCCTGATCATCGTCTCGCTGCGCCTCGGACCCCGCGACGCCGGCGGCGTCGCGGTCGCCGACCTGCGCTCGCTGATCGCCCGCGCCGACGAGCAGGGCCTCTCGCTCGTCGGTGACCTCGCACTCGAAGAAGGGCGCCAGGCCAACGCCGTGGCCTCGGCGGAGACCGGCAACTTCGGGCTCGCGCTGCTGGCCTTCCGACGTCGGTGACGGCGCCGCTCACGGCAGATTTCGCACCGGGCCGTCCGGTGCCGCTCGCCGCCATCCTCGCCACCTTCCGGCGCGGGTCCGGTGACCCCACCTTCCGCGCCGAGTCCGGAGTCGTATGGCGGGCCGCCCGCACCCCGGACGGCACGGTGACACTTCGGCTGCACCGGGAGCCGGCGGCGCAGGGCGACCGGGTCGTCGCGCAGGCGTGGGGGCCGGGAGCGCGATGGACGCTGGACCGGCTGCCCGAGCTGCTCGGGGCGGCCGACGACACCGCGTCGTTCCGGGTCCGTCACGACGTGCTGCACCCGATCGCCGCAGCCGAGAAGCACTGGAGGATCGCTCGATCCGGTCTGGTCCTCGATGCACTGATCCCGGCGATCATCGAGCAGCGCGTGACCGGCAAGCAGGCCTTCGGCGGCTATCGCCGGCTGGTGCGTCGATTCGGCGCACCAGCGCCCGGACCGGTCGCACCGCTGCGGCTGATGGTGCCGCCGGACGCAGCGGGCTG
This genomic window from Flexivirga oryzae contains:
- a CDS encoding DNA-3-methyladenine glycosylase 2 family protein yields the protein MTAPLTADFAPGRPVPLAAILATFRRGSGDPTFRAESGVVWRAARTPDGTVTLRLHREPAAQGDRVVAQAWGPGARWTLDRLPELLGAADDTASFRVRHDVLHPIAAAEKHWRIARSGLVLDALIPAIIEQRVTGKQAFGGYRRLVRRFGAPAPGPVAPLRLMVPPDAAGWRRIPSWEWLHAGVDARRADTAQRALQVAPRLEECATLPRETAWKRLRSVPGVGVWTAAETMQRAAGDADAVSFGDFHVAKDIGHALLGAPVGDEGLAELLRPYGGHRYRVQYLVMAGRLGAPRRGPRLAIPTHLPG